The DNA segment ACTTAGTAGGTAGGTGTTTTGATGTGTATCAATGCTATGTTATTGTTTAACATGCCTCTGTACCTGACTCAGGTTCGGTCTACACTGATAGCTATCAAATAATTAGAAAAGGATTAGTATGCAGTTTTCGAGTATTAAGATACAAATTATGTTGTTTGGCGGTGCCAGCTTACTTGCGGTAACCGCATCAATGGCTGGTTACAGTTATTACAGCAGCGATAATATCAGTCAAGAGTTGGAAGAATTAGTCTTACATAATGCTGAAAATATATTGAAACAAAACCTAAGTCTGTCTGCTCAGGTTGAAGCTAATAAAATTAATATGGCGTTTAACCAGGCGATGGACTTAACAATCAGTTACACGTCAGCCTTTAGTAAAGAAGATCCGCAAGTATCACGTCAAGGTGTCATTCAATTATTAGAGAACACGTTAAATAACACGCCAAACATTATAGGCATTTATACCGGTTGGGAGGTGAATAAATTTGATGGTCAGGCAAACAGTTATACTACTGATAAATATTCACAATCAAATGGTGAATTTAGCCCGTATTTTAATCGTTCAGCGACTGGTGAAGTGTCTTCGGAAGCTACATATCCTTTCTATGAAACTAATATGACAGAAACGGGGATCCGCGAATCAGAGTGGTATTTATGCCCAATGGAAACCAAACAAGCCTGTGTGATTGACCCGGCAAGTTATGATATCCAAGGTGTATCAACACTAATGAGTTCGTTTGTTGCTCCGGTAATGCGTAACGGCGAATATGTGGGAATGTTCGGCGTCGATTATTCGCTTAACTTCTTGCAATCTTTGGCAACAGATACCGCTAAAAACCTGATGTCGGGTCAGTCGCGAGTCATTATTTTAAGCTCGTCTGGCATTGTCAGTGCCGATAGCAGCGAGCCAGCGAACATTGGTAAAAAGGTGGCAGATACGCCGTTACAAGAGGTTATTACTTCTCGTAGTGTCGGTGAAACTGTCGTTAATGGTAACGATCTGATTGCAACCGCGGGCTTTAAGACAACAGGCACCAATAAACAGTGGGAAGTAATTGTTATTGTTCCGGAGGATGTTGCGCTAGCCAATGCCCAAGACATTGTGAATACCATTCATGCGCGTTTTTCTGACAATGTAACCGTACAGATGGGGGTTGGTTTAATTGCTGGCCTGCTTGGTTTGATTTTGATGTGGTTTGTGTCGCTATCTATTGCTTCACCAATTAATGTGTTGGTTTCGCGTGTCAAAGCATTGACTCAGTCGGGTGGTGATTTAACTCAACATATTGATATTGATCGTAAAGATGAAACGGGTCAGTTGGCAAACCACCTAAACACCTTTATTGCCGATGTTCGAGGTATTGTGACGGGTATTGCAGGTACGGTTGGTTCATTAAGTAAGAGTGTATCAGCGACTGCAGAAGCGGCGACACAGAATCAATCACAGTTCATGGCTCAGCGACTGGAAATCGAACAGGTGGTCACGGCAACCAGTGAGATGTCATCTACTGCTCACAGTGTATCTGATAATGCCCAGGAAACGGCAAGTGCCGTGTTGCTCACCCAGCAATCGGTGAGTCGAGGGCAGGAGGTGGTTGGCGCGAATGCCGAAGGCTTGCGTGAGCTTGCCAGCAATGTGGTCGATGCTACTCAAAAGATTGAGGCGCTTGAAAAGAAAACCAATGACATTGGCTGTATATTGGAAGTGATCCGAAATATTTCTGAGCAAACGAACCTACTGGCATTGAATGCTGCGATTGAAGCTGCCCGTGCGGGTGAACAAGGCCGAGGCTTTGCCGTGGTTGCTGACGAAGTAAGAAACTTAGCAACCAAGACCGCAGATTCGACGAAAGAAATTCAGCAAATGATAGACGGCCTGCGGACAAGTAGTAAGCAAGCCGTTGACACAATGCAGATGAACCGAGAATTGAGTAATAAATGTATGTCGCATGCTGAAGAGGCGGTGAAAGCCCTTGATGAAGTGAGCGTGCAGAGCGGTAAGATCCAAGATATGGCGTATCAGATTGCTGGTGCAGCCGAAGAGCAAGCCACCGTTACCGAAGAAGTTAACCGTAGTATTGTGGCGATTAACGATGCTGCGGAAAATATCGGTAAAGGTTCGAAAATGGCGCAGGAAGAAAGTAATAGAGTTGCGGGATATACGAACGATGTAAGTGACAAAATTAATCGCTTTAAATATTAGATTGATGACTTAGTTCAGGGGCAGATGTCAAATATCGAAAACGCTCTAACCAACATGCTTTAACACAGTTGTTTGTAGTTTAAATGAGGGCTAAGTTTGAGGAGAAACATGGTTCTGATTCAGGCGAAAAAAAAGAGCTATTTATAGCTCTTTTTTTGCATACTTAAAGTGATGAATAATTAGTTTTTAATTACTTTAAGAACAATAGTTTCGCCTAGTTTAACTGAACCAGAGAATTTCTCCATGCTCTTAATTTCATCCATGTTTGAGATGATGCAAGGCGTGATTACTGATTTAGCTTTTGCCTTCAATAATTCAAGATCGAATTCAATGATAGTTTCACCAGCCTTGATATGTTGACCTTCTTCAGCGATACGAGTGAAGCCTTCACCGCGTAATTCAACTGTATCTAAACCGAAGTGAACGAGAATTTCTAGGCCTTCGTCTGAACGAATTGCGAATGCGTGGTTAGTTTCGTAAATTTTTACGATCTCACCTGTTACTGGTGCAACTAGCTTGTTACCAGTTGGGTTGATAGCGATACCATCACCAACAATTTTTTCAGCAAAGATAACATCTGGCACATCTTCGATAGCAACGATTTCACCGGCAAGTGGAGAAACAATGTGTAACGTATTGCTGTCTTTACTGTCGTCTGAAACCAGTTTTTTTAATTTATCGAATAATCCCATTTTTAACTCCTAGAATTTGGTAGACATAGTCATTGGTCATGAACGAGTACATAACCAATGACTTTACGTTGTTATCATAACATTATCTGTCGAGATTTGATGCTATGACAACTGAATTAATTAGCAAGCCGCGCGCTGTTTAGTGAACTGAGCCACTAACTCTACTATTTCGCCTGCTGTTGCACAGCTTAATGCTTGGTCTGCTAACAGTTTAACGTCTGCGAAATTAGCATTACGAATTGTTTTCTTCACTTTAGGAATTGAAATGCCGCTCATCGAGAACTCATCTAAGCCCATACCGAGTAATAGCAGTGTTGCCGTTTCGTCACCCGCAAGTTCACCACACATACCTGTCCACTTGCCTGCAGCATGTGCAGCGTCGATAACCTGCTTAATCAGCGTTAGTACTGCAGGTGTCATTGGGTTATACAGGTCTGAGATCATCTCGTTACCACGGTCTACCGCGAGTGTGTATTGCGTCAAATCGTTAGTACCAATACTGAAGAAGTCGACTTCTTTAATAAGGTGATGCGCAATTGCTACAGCTGCTGGCGTTTCTATCATTACACCTGTTTCGATTGCGTCATCAAAAGCGAGACCTTCAGCGGTTAGTTCCGCCTTCAGCGTCGTCATAATGTCCTTAAGTTGACGTACTTCTTCTACAGAAATAATCATCGGGAACATAATACGGACTTTACCAAATGCAGAGGCACGTAAGATAGCGCGTAGCTGTGGATTCATTATTTCTGGACGGTCGAAACAGATTCGGATCGCGCGCCAACCCAAGAATGGGTTCATTTCTTTTGGTAAGTTTAGATATGGTAGGTCTTTATCGCCACCAATATCCATCGTACGAATGATCACGCTTTGGCCATTCATGCTTTCTGCAACTGCTTTGTATGCTTCGAACTGTTCATCTTCAGTTGGTAAGCTATCGCGATCCATAAATAGGAATTCGGTACGGTAAAGACCAACGCCTTCGCCGCCGTTACGAATTACACCTGCACAGTCTTTTACTGTACCCACATTGCCACACACTTCTACGTGGTGACCATCTAGTGTAATTGCAGGTAAGTCTTTCATTTTAAGCAGCTCAGTTTTGTCAGCAAGGTACTGTGCTTTAATTGCTTTGTATTCATTGATGACGTCTTCTGATGGATTAACAATAACGTTATTGTTAATGGCATCTAGAATAACGAAGTCACCTGATTTGACGAGTTCAGTTACGTTGCCTGTACCAACAATCGCAGGAAGTTCTAATGAACGTGCCATGATTGATGTATGTGCAGTACGGCCACCTAAGTCAGTCACAAAACCTAAGATCTTATCTAGGTTAATCTGTGCTGTTTCTGACGGTGTTAAATCGCTGGCGATTAGAATCACTTGTTCTTTGATTGCGCTTAGTGAAACCATTTCCATGCCGAGGGCATTTTTTACGATACGGTTACCGATATCACGGAAATCTGCAGCGCGTTCTCTTAAATACGGGTCGTCTAATGCAGCCATCATTTCAGCATTTTCTTCAATGATGCTGTGAATTGCAAAATCTGCCGATACTTTATTTTTTTTAATAAAGGTTACGATATCTTCTTCGAGCTCTTCGTCTTCGAGTAACATCATGTGTCCTTCGAAGATTTCAGCTTTCTCGTCGCCAAATGTTTGGCGTGCCATTTCCGTGATAGCTTCAAGCTGTATAGCAGACTTATCCCTAGCAGCTAAAAAGATAGCTATTTGTTCATCGATCTGTGCAGTTTCAATAGTTTGTTTATTAAGTACAATTGCTTCATTAATGAATAATTGTGCTTTACCAAAAGCAATACCTGGTGAGGCGAGAATGCCTGATATCATAACCTTTCCTTACTTCAATACAAAAAATACGTTAATAACGGATGGGGTTTATTCTAAAACATCCATAAGAGCAACGAGTGCTTCAACAGCCGCTTGTTCGTCAGTACCTTCAGCAGAAATAGTCATCGTTACACCTTTAGAAAGGCCTAACGTTTGTAGTTTAAATAAGCTTGTAGCACTTGCAGATTTACCGCTAGCTTCAACTGAGACTTTTGATTCGAATTCTTTTGCTTTTTTTACAAAAAGAGCAGCTGGGCGAGTGTGAAGACCGTTTGGTGCGATAATGACAACTGATTTTTGGTACATGACTTTTCCTTAAAATAATGATTCTAAAAATAGTATTTAACTATCACTATAACCATAAGTGTAATCTAATTTTACAGAGTAAAATAACTTTTTTTAATTAAATCTATGGTTACAGATCATGTTTTCGTAAGTTATACGACAAAACAATGCGATATAAGTATATTACCCCTAATTAAGGCCTGTGTTGTAGTTTAATTACAACAAAAGGAGGAAAGTGTGACGGCTATCAACCCATAGAAATAAAGTGGCTTGTATAAAAAAAAGCCGCTAGTGCGGCTTTTGTTAATCTTGTTAATTTATTGTAAATGTAAGACTGCGGTTGTAACTATGACAATATGGTTGAGACTATTGTTGGAGCTCTTGCTCAGTAAATACGTCTTCAAATAGCGCTGTACTTAAATAACGTTCACCTGATGATGGTAAGATTACAACGATATTTTTATCAGCGAATTCTGGTAATGCAGCTAAACGTGCTGCGGCAACAACCGCTGCACCGGAAGAAATACCTGCTAAGATACCTTCTTCTTTCATTAGACGTTGTGCCATTTCGATAGAGTCTTCGTTTGATACTAGCTCGACACGGTCAACCATTTCTAAATCTAGGTTACCAGGAATGAAGCCCGCACCAATACCCTGGATCTTATGTGGACCAGGCGTTAATGCTTCACCGGCTTTCGCTTGGGTAATAACGGGTGAGTTCGTTGGCTCAACGGCAACAGATACTAAGTCTTTACCTTTTTTTAGTTTAATGTAACGGCTTACACCAGTGATCGTACCACCCGTACCGACACCGGATACGAGTACATCAATTTGACCGTCAGTTGCTTCCCAGATTTCAGGACCCGTTGTTTGTTCATGGATCGCTGGGTTAGCCGGGTTTTCAAACTGTTGTAATAAAATCGTTGTTTCAGGGTTTGCGTCACGAATTTCAGTGGCTTTATCAATCGCGCCTTTCATGCCTTTAGCGCCATCGGTTAATACGAGGTTCGCACCTAATGCTTTAAGCAGTTTACGACGCTCAAGGCTCATCGTGTCTGGCATTGTTAATGTGAGTTTATAACCACGAGCAGCGGCAACAAATGCTAACGCAATACCGGTATTACCACTTGTTGGCTCAACGATATCAATGCCTTTTTTTAAGAGACCGTCTTTTT comes from the Moritella yayanosii genome and includes:
- a CDS encoding methyl-accepting chemotaxis protein, with translation MQFSSIKIQIMLFGGASLLAVTASMAGYSYYSSDNISQELEELVLHNAENILKQNLSLSAQVEANKINMAFNQAMDLTISYTSAFSKEDPQVSRQGVIQLLENTLNNTPNIIGIYTGWEVNKFDGQANSYTTDKYSQSNGEFSPYFNRSATGEVSSEATYPFYETNMTETGIRESEWYLCPMETKQACVIDPASYDIQGVSTLMSSFVAPVMRNGEYVGMFGVDYSLNFLQSLATDTAKNLMSGQSRVIILSSSGIVSADSSEPANIGKKVADTPLQEVITSRSVGETVVNGNDLIATAGFKTTGTNKQWEVIVIVPEDVALANAQDIVNTIHARFSDNVTVQMGVGLIAGLLGLILMWFVSLSIASPINVLVSRVKALTQSGGDLTQHIDIDRKDETGQLANHLNTFIADVRGIVTGIAGTVGSLSKSVSATAEAATQNQSQFMAQRLEIEQVVTATSEMSSTAHSVSDNAQETASAVLLTQQSVSRGQEVVGANAEGLRELASNVVDATQKIEALEKKTNDIGCILEVIRNISEQTNLLALNAAIEAARAGEQGRGFAVVADEVRNLATKTADSTKEIQQMIDGLRTSSKQAVDTMQMNRELSNKCMSHAEEAVKALDEVSVQSGKIQDMAYQIAGAAEEQATVTEEVNRSIVAINDAAENIGKGSKMAQEESNRVAGYTNDVSDKINRFKY
- the cysK gene encoding cysteine synthase A translates to MSQILQDNSFSIGNTPLVRLNRVTTGNVFAKIESRNPSASVKCRIGANMIWQAEKDGLLKKGIDIVEPTSGNTGIALAFVAAARGYKLTLTMPDTMSLERRKLLKALGANLVLTDGAKGMKGAIDKATEIRDANPETTILLQQFENPANPAIHEQTTGPEIWEATDGQIDVLVSGVGTGGTITGVSRYIKLKKGKDLVSVAVEPTNSPVITQAKAGEALTPGPHKIQGIGAGFIPGNLDLEMVDRVELVSNEDSIEMAQRLMKEEGILAGISSGAAVVAAARLAALPEFADKNIVVILPSSGERYLSTALFEDVFTEQELQQ
- the crr gene encoding PTS glucose transporter subunit IIA, which codes for MGLFDKLKKLVSDDSKDSNTLHIVSPLAGEIVAIEDVPDVIFAEKIVGDGIAINPTGNKLVAPVTGEIVKIYETNHAFAIRSDEGLEILVHFGLDTVELRGEGFTRIAEEGQHIKAGETIIEFDLELLKAKAKSVITPCIISNMDEIKSMEKFSGSVKLGETIVLKVIKN
- a CDS encoding HPr family phosphocarrier protein, with protein sequence MYQKSVVIIAPNGLHTRPAALFVKKAKEFESKVSVEASGKSASATSLFKLQTLGLSKGVTMTISAEGTDEQAAVEALVALMDVLE
- the ptsI gene encoding phosphoenolpyruvate-protein phosphotransferase PtsI, which gives rise to MISGILASPGIAFGKAQLFINEAIVLNKQTIETAQIDEQIAIFLAARDKSAIQLEAITEMARQTFGDEKAEIFEGHMMLLEDEELEEDIVTFIKKNKVSADFAIHSIIEENAEMMAALDDPYLRERAADFRDIGNRIVKNALGMEMVSLSAIKEQVILIASDLTPSETAQINLDKILGFVTDLGGRTAHTSIMARSLELPAIVGTGNVTELVKSGDFVILDAINNNVIVNPSEDVINEYKAIKAQYLADKTELLKMKDLPAITLDGHHVEVCGNVGTVKDCAGVIRNGGEGVGLYRTEFLFMDRDSLPTEDEQFEAYKAVAESMNGQSVIIRTMDIGGDKDLPYLNLPKEMNPFLGWRAIRICFDRPEIMNPQLRAILRASAFGKVRIMFPMIISVEEVRQLKDIMTTLKAELTAEGLAFDDAIETGVMIETPAAVAIAHHLIKEVDFFSIGTNDLTQYTLAVDRGNEMISDLYNPMTPAVLTLIKQVIDAAHAAGKWTGMCGELAGDETATLLLLGMGLDEFSMSGISIPKVKKTIRNANFADVKLLADQALSCATAGEIVELVAQFTKQRAAC